In the genome of Cheilinus undulatus linkage group 6, ASM1832078v1, whole genome shotgun sequence, one region contains:
- the LOC121510965 gene encoding SLC35A4 upstream open reading frame protein-like produces MANDKSPLGQLKDLVELKDQLEDIQRRMEDEIQAGVPPGGSLLASPFLKGFLAGYVVARLRSSALMGVVVGTCTGIYAAQNYAVPNIENTIKDYINNLKGGRK; encoded by the exons AGTCCCCTGGGTCAGCTCAAAGACCTGGTGGAGCTGAAGGACCAGCTGGAGGACATCCAGAGACGGATGGAGGATGAGATACAAGCTGGAGTTCCTCCA GGAGGCAGTCTGCTCGCCTCTCCTTTCCTGAAGGGGTTCCTAGCTGGCTACGTCGTTGCACGGCTACGGTCTTCTGCACTGATGGGTGTTGTCGTAGGAACATGTACCGGAATCTATGCTGCACAGAATTATGCTGTTCCCAACATTGAAAACACAATCAAAGACTACATCAACAACCTGAAAGGTGGGAGAAAATGA
- the LOC121510964 gene encoding uncharacterized protein LOC121510964 — protein MKLIIVGFPHVSFSSLCPCQRLRLKHLLKSFILYLRISSLSFRTVCVKVKMSDSETRYQPLLGAPSQQAAVNVPEQGGRSSRAYKVAGITLLACILIAGQAVIAYFLLSQGSDIKSLEEQNNKMQVQLTKGRSVASVPMRKHMPMNALPDLVAFSEDKDTPAGPPPKTVDTDCQREASGQTPSRVPGFRPSCDEHGLYRPQQCYMENCWCVNPVSGMVISGPPANCDENFLIGGRTKILALPDADE, from the exons ATGAAGTTGATTATTGTGGGTTTTCCCCACGTTTCTTTCAGTTCCCTCTGTCCCTGTCAACGTTTAAGGTTAAAGCACTTACTGAAGTCTTTCATTTTATACCTGAGGATCAGCTCGTTATCCTTCCGGACG GTTTGTGTTAAGGTTAAGATGTCTGACTCTGAGACTCGGTACCAACCGCTCCTTGGAGCTCCCAGTCAGCAGGCAGCTGTCAATGTACCAGAACAGGG cGGTCGTTCCTCCCGGGCCTATAAGGTGGCGGGTATCACCCTGCTGGCCTGCATCCTGATTGCGGGGCAGGCTGTGATTGCATACTTCCTCCTCAGCCAGGGCAGCGACATCAAATCACTGGAGGAGCAAAACAACAAGATGCAGGTTCAGCTGACCAAGGGGAGATCTG TGGCTTCAGTTCCCATGAGGAAGCACATGCCAATGAATGCTTTGCCTGATTTGGTGGCATTCTCAGAGGACAAG GACACTCCAGCTGGGCCCCCACCAAAAACTG TGGACACTGACTGCCAGCGGGAGGCATCTGGCCAGACACCCTCACGGGTGCCTGGTTTCAGACCCAGCTGTGACGAGCATGGTCTCTATCGCCCCCAGCAGTGCTACATGGAGAACTGCTGGTGTGTGAACCCTGTCAGTGGCATGGTGATCTCTGGACCCCCGGCCAACTGTGATGAGAACTTCCTCATTG GGGGCCGAACCAAAATCCTCGCTCTGCCTGATGCTGATGAGTAA